A single window of Salvia splendens isolate huo1 chromosome 6, SspV2, whole genome shotgun sequence DNA harbors:
- the LOC121810080 gene encoding 2-oxoglutarate dehydrogenase, mitochondrial-like, translating into MAWLRVGSNVTKLAVRRTISQAGSYVAPQRSRYFHATVFRSKAQSSPAPRPVPLQRLSDNFLDGTSSVYLEELQRAWEQDPKSVDESWDNFFRNFVSQAAASPGLSGQTIQESMRLLLLVRSYQVYGHLKAKIDPLGLEERSIPNDLDPALYGFSEADLDREFFVGVWRMAGFLSENRPVQTLRAILERLEQAYCGSIGYEYMHIADREKCNWLRDKIETPASTQYNRKRREVILDRLTWSTQFENFLAAKWTAAKRFGLEGCETLIPGMKEMFDRSADLGVESIVIGMSHRGRLNVLGNVVRKPLRQIFSEFSGGIKPVDEVGLYTGTGDVKYHLGTSYDRATRGGKRIHLSLVANPSHLEAVDPVVVGKTRAKQYFSNDVDRTKNLGILIHGDGSFAGQGVVYETLHLSALPNYTTGGTIHIVVNNQVAFTTDPRSGRSSQYCTDVAKALSTPIFHVNGDDVEAVVNACELAAEWRQNFHTDVVVDIVCYRRFGHNEIDEPSFTQPKMYKVIRNHPSALEIYQKKLMESGDVKKEDVDRINNKVASILSEEFISSKDYVPQTRDWLSAYWTGFKSPEQLSRVRNTGVNPEILKNVGKTITTLPEQFKPHRAVKRIFEDRAKMIESGEGIDWAVGEALAFATLLVEGNHVRLSGQDVERGTFSHRHSVLHDQETGEKYCPLDHVMKNQHEEMFNVCNSSLSEFGVLGFELGYSMENPNSLVLWEAQFGDFSNGAQVMFDQFVSSGEAKWLRQTGLVVLLPHGYDGQGPEHSSARLERFLQMSDDHPSVIPEMEPTLRKQIQECNWQVVNVTTPANYFHVLRRQIHREFRKPLVVMSPKNLLRHKDCKSKLSEFDDVQGHEGFDKQGTRFKRLIMDQNDHSDLEEGIRRLVLCSGKVYYELEEERKKAGAKDVAICRVEQLCPFPYDLVERELKRYPNAEVAWCQEEPMNMGAYSYVAPRLGTTMTAASRGNVDDVKYIGRAPSAATATGFTQVHTKEQTEIVQKAMQPDPIN; encoded by the exons ATGGCGTGGCTTAGAGTGGGCTCCAATGTGACAAAGCTCGCTGTTAGACGGACTATATCTCAAGCTGGTTCTTATGTTGCTCCTCAACGGAGTCGGTATTTCCATGCTACAGTTTTTAGATCGAAGGCTCAATCTTCGCCTGCTCCTCGCCCTGTCCCTCTCCAGAGGTTGAGTGATAACTTTCTAGACGGCACGAGTAGTGTTTATCTTGAGGAGTTACAGAGAGCCTGGGAGCAGGATCCCAAGAGTGTGGATGAATCATGGGACAATTTTTTCAGGAATTTTGTCAGCCAGGCCGCTGCATCTCCTGGCCTTTCCGGCCAAACGATTCAAGAGAGCATGCGGCTGTTGTTGCTGGTAAGATCTTACCAGGTTTATGGTCACTTGAAAGCCAAGATAGATCCATTGGGTTTGGAAGAGAGGTCGATTCCCAATGATCTTGATCCAGCACTTTATGGTTTTTCAGAAGCTGATCTTGATAGAGAGTTCTTCGTCGGTGTTTGGAGAATGGCAGGGTTTTTGTCCGAGAACCGCCCTGTGCAAACGTTAAGGGCGATATTGGAAAGACTAGAACAAGCTTATTGTGGAAGCATAGGCTATGAGTACATGCACATTGCAGATCGTGAAAAGTGTAATTGGTTGAGAGACAAAATTGAGACACCGGCGTCTACTCAATATAATCGGAAACGACGTGAGGTGATCCTTGACCGGCTCACATGGAGTACCCAGTTTGAGAATTTTTTGGCTGCCAAATGGACTGCAGCCAAAAGGTTTGGGCTTGAAGGTTGTGAGACATTGATTCCTGGTATGAAGGAAATGTTTGATAGGTCAGCAGATCTTGGAGTGGAGAGCATTGTAATTGGGATGTCACATAGAGGAAGATTAAATGTTCTAGGTAATGTTGTTCGGAAACCTCTGCGTCAGATCTTCAGCGAGTTTAGTGGTGGTATAAAGCCTGTGGATGAAGTTGGACTTTACACTGGGACTGGTGATGTCAAATATCATCTTGGCACTTCTTACGATCGCGCAACAAGGGGTGGGAAGAGAATTCACCTGTCTTTGGTTGCAAATCCTAGCCACTTGGAAGCAGTGGACCCTGTTGTGGTTGGAAAGACTAGAGCCAAGCAATATTTCTCTAATGATGTTGACAGAACAAAAAACCTGGGTATTTTGATTCATGGTGATGGAAGCTTTGCTGGACAAGGTGTTGTATATGAGACCTTGCATCTTAGTGCTCTTCCGAACTATACTACTGGCGGGACCATCCACATCGTTGTGAACAATCAAGTGGCTTTCACTACTGACCCGAGATCAGGAAGATCCTCTCAGTACTGCACAGATGTTGCCAAAGCTCTTAGCACGCCTATTTTCCATGTCAATGGTGATGATGTTGAGGCAGTTGTTAATGCCTGCGAACTTGCTGCAGAATGGCGTCAGAATTTTCATACTGATGTTGTGGTTGATATTGTATGCTACCGTCGATTTGGCCACAATGAAATTGATGAGCCATCCTTCACTCAACCTAAAATGTACAAG GTTATAAGGAATCACCCATCTGCACTCGAGATTTACCAAAAGAAGCTTATGGAATCTGGTGATGTAAAAAAGGAAGATGTTGATCGGATAAACAACAAAGTAGCTTCAATTCTCAGTGAAGAATTTATTTCCAGCAAAGACTATGTGCCTCAAACAAGGGACTGGCTTTCAGCTTACTGGACTGGGTTCAAGTCTCCTGAACAGCTTTCCCGTGTTCGTAACACTGG GGTCAATCCagagattttgaagaatgttggCAAGACTATCACAACTCTTCCGGAACAATTCAAACCCCATAGAGCAGTTAAGAGAATCTTTGAAGATCGTGCTAAAATGATTGAGTCAGGAGAGGGTATTGACTGGGCGGTCGGTGAAGCCCTGGCGTTTGCAACATTGCTTGTGGAGGGAAATCATGTTAGGTTGAGTGGACAGGATGTTGAGCGAGGTACTTTTAGCCATAGGCATTCTGTTCTTCACGACCAGGAAACGGGGGAAAAATATTGCCCTCTAGATCATGTTATGAAGAACCAACACGAAGAGATGTTTAATGTATGCAACAG CTCTCTTTCCGAGTTTGGAGTTTTGGGGTTTGAATTAGGCTATTCAATGGAAAATCCGAATTCTCTGGTACTCTGGGAAGCTCAGTTTGGTGATTTTTCCAACGGAGCTCAGGTGATGTTTGACCAATTTGTGAGCAGTGGAGAGGCCAAATGGTTGCGGCAAACTGGACTAGTTGTCCTTCTACCTCATGGGTACGATGGCCAAGGTCCAGAACACTCAAGTGCACGCTTAGAACGCTTCCTTCAG ATGAGTGATGATCATCCCTCTGTCATACCTGAGATGGAACCAACCCTCAGGAAACAGATTCAGGAATGCAACTGGCAGGTGGTGAATGTAACCACACCTGCAAATTATTTCCACGTCCTGAGGCGACAA ATACATAGGGAGTTCCGTAAACCTCTCGTTGTGATGTCACCAAAGAACTTGCTACGTCACAAGGACTGCAAATCTAAGTTATCCGAGTTTGACGATGTTCAAGGACACGAAGGTTTTGACAAACAAGGAACCAGGTTTAAACGCCTAATAATGGACCAAAATGATCACTCCGACCTTGAAGAGGGCATAAGACGCCTGGTTCTTTGCTCTGGAAAG GTGTATTATGAGCTTGAGGAAGAGCGGAAAAAGGCGGGTGCGAAGGACGTGGCAATCTGTAGGGTGGAGCAGCTTTGTCCCTTCCCATACGACCTCGTCGAACGTGAACTTAAGAGATATCCAA ATGCGGAAGTTGCCTGGTGCCAGGAAGAGCCAATGAACATGGGGGCATACAGCTACGTCGCACCTCGTCTTGGCACTACAATGACAGCTGCGAGCAGGGGTAATGTGGACGACGTCAAGTACATAGGGCGTGCTCCATCCGCGGCCACTGCCACCGGCTTTACCCAAGTCCACACAAAAGAGCAAACCGAAATAGTCCAGAAAGCCATGCAGCCTGATCCCATCAATTGA